The following coding sequences lie in one Maribacter forsetii DSM 18668 genomic window:
- a CDS encoding O-methyltransferase: MNDTNIQDIPNIHTEITRKSEEIGFTMPSDLYVGSFLKTLIASKPNGNFLEIGTGIGLSLSWMIEGMDADSKLISVDNDQELISIASSYFGDDDRVEVVCKDGSDWIKEYSGAKFDLIFADAWPGKYSEIDEVLNLINVGGFYIIDDMTKQPNWPAGHEDNVLELTAYLEQRKDLQLTKMNWSTGLIMAVKK; the protein is encoded by the coding sequence ATGAACGATACGAACATACAGGACATTCCTAATATACATACGGAGATAACTCGTAAATCTGAGGAAATCGGATTTACGATGCCTTCAGACCTGTACGTTGGTAGCTTTCTCAAAACCTTAATAGCCTCTAAACCAAATGGCAATTTTTTAGAAATTGGAACTGGTATTGGTCTTAGTCTTTCTTGGATGATTGAAGGTATGGATGCTGATTCTAAATTGATATCCGTAGATAACGATCAAGAATTAATTTCTATCGCTTCTAGTTATTTTGGTGATGATGATAGAGTTGAGGTTGTTTGCAAAGATGGTTCTGATTGGATCAAGGAATATTCAGGTGCAAAATTCGATTTGATTTTTGCAGATGCCTGGCCAGGTAAGTACAGTGAAATCGATGAGGTTTTAAATTTGATAAATGTTGGCGGCTTTTACATTATAGATGATATGACCAAACAGCCAAATTGGCCAGCCGGTCATGAAGATAATGTACTTGAACTGACAGCGTATTTAGAACAACGTAAAGATTTACAATTGACCAAAATGAATTGGTCTACAGGCTTAATAATGGCCGTAAAGAAATAG
- a CDS encoding HNH endonuclease: MADEKIINKGWSDDELKASVIAYLDIQRRIKLGEKPVKKAYYTKLSEDFGRSLKSFEYRMQNISYVMLLLGRDWISGLTPMANVGANIAKKIENILADIENRESNPVVEFEAKVKAAIGRKKLLKPSGKVKPKKGVSIINNYERDYMVKAWVLKNAAGKCEYCNNAAPFETSGGLPYLEVHHVISLAESGPDIVENTVALCPNCHREAHYGTNKKKLKAALYNSIKRLAAD, encoded by the coding sequence ATGGCTGATGAAAAGATAATTAATAAAGGTTGGTCGGATGATGAATTAAAGGCTTCGGTTATAGCTTATTTAGATATACAGAGAAGAATAAAGCTTGGGGAAAAGCCAGTTAAGAAGGCCTATTATACAAAGTTATCTGAAGATTTTGGAAGAAGTCTCAAGTCATTCGAATATAGAATGCAAAACATTTCGTACGTAATGCTATTATTGGGGAGAGATTGGATTTCTGGTTTAACTCCAATGGCAAATGTAGGAGCCAATATTGCCAAGAAAATTGAAAATATACTAGCTGATATTGAAAATCGTGAATCTAACCCTGTTGTTGAATTTGAAGCAAAGGTAAAAGCAGCGATTGGAAGGAAGAAGTTATTAAAGCCTTCTGGTAAAGTGAAACCTAAGAAAGGAGTTTCTATCATAAATAACTATGAAAGAGATTACATGGTTAAAGCATGGGTGTTAAAAAATGCCGCTGGTAAATGTGAGTATTGTAATAACGCAGCTCCTTTCGAAACTAGTGGTGGACTCCCTTACTTAGAAGTACATCATGTAATAAGTCTAGCAGAAAGTGGTCCAGACATTGTTGAAAACACTGTGGCACTATGCCCCAATTGTCATAGAGAAGCACATTATGGCACAAACAAGAAGAAGCTTAAGGCAGCTCTATATAACTCTATCAAAAGGCTTGCAGCAGATTAA
- the pxpA gene encoding 5-oxoprolinase subunit PxpA has protein sequence MTKRVIDINCDVGEGIGNEKDLFPMISSCNIACGGHAGSKETIIQCLELAKKYGVKVGAHPSYPDIENFGRVSMSISNDELIKSIQTQMELFESVREEINITLHHIKPHGALYNDIAKDEYLAETFLTAIAPYKHTALLYVPFNSVIQKLATKNRFKVLVEAFADRNYNDDLSLVSRKEKNALVTTGKEVLNHILRMYNDKVVNTINGNYVTMEADTYCIHGDTPAALQILAYLSNELPHHNLQVKS, from the coding sequence ATGACGAAAAGAGTTATTGATATTAATTGCGATGTAGGAGAGGGTATAGGGAACGAGAAAGACCTATTTCCAATGATAAGCTCTTGTAATATTGCTTGTGGCGGTCACGCTGGTTCAAAAGAAACTATTATACAATGCTTAGAACTGGCAAAAAAATATGGAGTTAAGGTTGGTGCGCATCCCTCGTATCCAGATATAGAAAATTTTGGGCGTGTTAGTATGTCAATTTCTAATGATGAGCTTATTAAAAGTATTCAAACACAAATGGAGTTATTTGAATCTGTGCGAGAAGAAATTAATATCACATTACATCATATTAAGCCCCATGGCGCCTTGTATAATGATATAGCTAAAGATGAATATTTGGCAGAAACTTTTTTAACAGCGATAGCTCCTTATAAACATACTGCCTTGTTATATGTTCCTTTTAACAGCGTCATTCAAAAATTGGCAACTAAAAACAGATTTAAAGTTTTGGTAGAAGCCTTCGCAGATAGAAATTATAATGATGATTTAAGTTTGGTGTCAAGAAAAGAAAAGAATGCTTTGGTTACCACTGGTAAAGAGGTGTTGAACCATATCTTACGCATGTATAATGATAAGGTGGTAAATACAATAAATGGCAATTATGTAACTATGGAAGCAGATACCTACTGCATTCATGGTGATACCCCTGCTGCATTGCAAATTTTGGCGTATCTTTCAAATGAATTGCCACATCATAATCTACAAGTAAAATCGTGA
- a CDS encoding exodeoxyribonuclease VII large subunit, with product MQDLSFTVDSLTEICKNTFTSPIEERIIKLEGFYSPGNNKKYGGVYYDILHDENKLSKFTLVVPAKLREDLDSKQYYVFEGHVNKTTNNFNDGTIKLQFKATKLKGRKDEFQFITKAEFSVVQERFKRPIPFLDQLLLDKILNNQKPVINIIKGTTSIVGEDYRGQLIDSEFYTINEHQVNLSNSQEISKKIQLLSKVDSDMLIVMRGGGSGLEIFNDVALCKASLECAMPFVTAIGHQEDVTLLEKCADKGFGTPTAFGSFLQNIIDRYRNQIKDRTTLNERIAVLEKDLALVSKDREERLLKAENSVKEEILRGQKDKDKVEQIFKTRERQYLYVSLALLFLLIVCLLIIFL from the coding sequence ATGCAGGACCTATCTTTTACTGTAGATTCATTAACAGAAATTTGCAAGAACACATTTACCTCTCCAATAGAGGAGAGAATCATAAAACTTGAGGGTTTTTACTCACCGGGAAATAACAAGAAGTATGGTGGTGTCTATTATGACATCCTGCATGATGAGAATAAGCTTAGTAAGTTTACCCTGGTGGTACCTGCAAAGTTGAGGGAGGACCTTGATTCAAAACAATATTATGTTTTTGAAGGTCATGTAAATAAGACTACGAACAACTTTAACGATGGGACTATTAAGCTTCAGTTCAAGGCAACAAAACTAAAGGGTAGAAAGGATGAATTTCAATTCATAACCAAAGCAGAATTTAGTGTTGTTCAGGAGCGTTTTAAGCGCCCAATTCCATTTTTGGACCAACTACTTCTAGATAAGATTTTAAACAATCAGAAGCCTGTTATAAACATAATTAAGGGAACAACTTCTATAGTGGGTGAAGATTATAGGGGGCAGCTAATTGACTCGGAATTTTATACGATTAACGAGCACCAGGTTAACCTATCTAACAGCCAGGAGATAAGTAAAAAGATACAACTTTTATCAAAAGTGGATTCTGATATGCTCATCGTAATGAGAGGTGGCGGAAGTGGGCTGGAAATCTTCAATGACGTAGCATTATGTAAAGCTTCATTGGAATGCGCAATGCCATTCGTAACTGCGATTGGGCACCAAGAAGATGTGACTCTATTGGAGAAGTGTGCGGACAAAGGTTTTGGTACTCCTACGGCATTCGGCTCATTTCTACAGAACATAATAGATAGGTATAGAAATCAAATAAAGGACCGTACCACTCTGAACGAAAGGATAGCAGTTCTGGAGAAAGACTTAGCTTTAGTATCTAAAGATAGAGAGGAAAGACTTTTAAAAGCTGAAAACTCTGTTAAGGAAGAGATTCTGAGGGGGCAGAAGGATAAGGATAAAGTGGAACAGATATTCAAGACAAGGGAAAGGCAGTATCTATATGTTTCGTTAGCTCTTTTATTTTTACTAATTGTTTGTCTATTAATAATATTCCTATAA
- the ilvB gene encoding biosynthetic-type acetolactate synthase large subunit, whose protein sequence is METVKEKKKGTDSKKTIKISGAEAIIHCLLAEGVETMYGYPGGAIMPVYDELYKFQDKLTHILTRHEQGATHAAQGYARVSGRVGVAIATSGPGATNLVTGLADAQIDSTPMVCITGQVTRQLLGTDAFQETDIIGISTPVTKWNYQITEASEIPEVMAKAFYIAKSGRPGPVLIDITKNAQIDAFNFSYEKCTAVRSYKPVPKPKMSAIQAAADLINSAKKPFIVWGQGVILGKAEQELKALVEKSGIPAAWTIMGASALDTSHPLNVGMVGMHGNYGPNVLTNECDLLIAIGMRFDDRVTGNLDFYAKQAKVIHFEIDPAEINKNVHADVAVLGNSKETLGLLLPLVNENKHDAWHNIFKEKYKIEFDAIIKNDIHPTKEGLTMGEVIEEINLASNNKAVIVSDVGQHQMIACRYAKFSQSKSNITSGGLGTMGFALPAAIGAKMGAMDREVVAIIGDGGYQMTIQELGVIFQHKVPVKIVVLNNEHLGMVRQWQELFFEKRYASTVMVNPDFVKIAEGYSIEAKRISERKDLKSTIQEMMASKEPYFLEVKVEQEDNVFPMIPSGASVSEVRLK, encoded by the coding sequence ATGGAAACAGTAAAAGAGAAGAAAAAAGGTACAGATTCCAAGAAAACTATTAAGATTTCTGGAGCAGAGGCAATAATTCATTGTTTGTTGGCAGAAGGTGTCGAAACAATGTATGGCTACCCTGGTGGTGCAATTATGCCCGTCTACGATGAACTATATAAATTTCAAGATAAATTAACACATATTCTTACAAGACATGAACAGGGTGCTACGCATGCTGCTCAAGGGTATGCTCGTGTTTCCGGTAGAGTGGGTGTCGCAATAGCAACATCCGGTCCTGGTGCAACTAATTTGGTGACTGGTCTTGCAGATGCGCAGATAGACTCAACACCTATGGTTTGCATTACTGGTCAAGTTACTAGACAATTACTAGGTACCGATGCTTTTCAAGAAACTGATATTATAGGGATCTCTACTCCGGTAACGAAGTGGAATTACCAGATTACCGAAGCTTCTGAAATACCAGAAGTAATGGCGAAAGCGTTTTACATTGCTAAATCTGGTAGACCAGGTCCGGTATTAATTGATATTACTAAAAATGCACAAATAGATGCTTTTAATTTCTCTTATGAGAAATGTACTGCTGTACGTAGTTATAAGCCGGTACCTAAACCAAAAATGAGTGCAATTCAAGCGGCTGCAGATTTAATTAATAGCGCTAAAAAACCATTTATCGTATGGGGGCAAGGTGTTATTCTTGGCAAGGCTGAGCAAGAGTTGAAAGCATTAGTTGAAAAGTCAGGTATACCTGCAGCTTGGACTATCATGGGAGCTTCGGCTTTGGATACTTCTCATCCATTAAATGTGGGTATGGTAGGTATGCATGGTAACTATGGTCCTAACGTTTTGACCAATGAATGCGATTTACTAATTGCTATAGGTATGCGATTTGATGATCGTGTAACTGGTAATTTAGATTTTTATGCAAAACAAGCTAAAGTAATTCACTTTGAAATTGACCCTGCTGAGATAAATAAGAATGTGCATGCAGATGTCGCGGTTTTAGGTAACTCAAAAGAAACTTTAGGGTTGTTATTGCCTTTAGTAAATGAAAATAAACATGATGCTTGGCATAATATCTTTAAAGAGAAATATAAAATTGAGTTCGATGCTATTATAAAGAATGACATTCACCCAACCAAAGAAGGTTTAACTATGGGCGAGGTCATCGAAGAAATTAATTTGGCTTCAAATAACAAAGCAGTTATCGTTTCTGATGTAGGTCAGCATCAAATGATTGCTTGTAGATATGCTAAATTCTCTCAATCTAAAAGTAATATTACTTCAGGTGGATTAGGTACTATGGGTTTTGCTTTACCAGCAGCTATAGGTGCCAAAATGGGCGCTATGGATAGGGAAGTGGTTGCTATTATTGGAGATGGTGGTTATCAAATGACTATTCAGGAATTGGGTGTAATTTTTCAACATAAAGTACCTGTTAAGATTGTTGTTTTGAACAATGAACATTTAGGTATGGTGCGCCAATGGCAAGAGTTGTTTTTTGAAAAAAGATACGCATCTACCGTAATGGTGAATCCTGATTTTGTAAAAATAGCTGAAGGTTATAGCATTGAAGCAAAACGAATATCTGAACGTAAAGATTTAAAATCGACCATTCAAGAAATGATGGCTTCTAAAGAACCTTATTTCTTAGAGGTTAAGGTTGAGCAAGAAGATAATGTATTTCCTATGATACCTTCTGGAGCTTCGGTTTCTGAAGTTAGATTGAAATAG
- the pxpB gene encoding 5-oxoprolinase subunit PxpB, with translation MNSPKINIKPFGVHSVLIEWPNEVSEIILEKILHFERFLTKEVFTNKEWELVPSYNSLLIINRTKQLDFQKLSSDIHKWYLQLKESPKPDRYLWRLPVSYDLEFGLDLEEVASQLHKTKEEIIALHTGATYTVFGIGFLPGFMYLGGIDKKLEMPRKATPRSRVVKGAVGIAGKQAGIYPQESPGGWNIIGNCAVPIFDASKENPCFVSVGDKIEFYKISKAEHDLCKIEAEVGIYKPEKIKIDA, from the coding sequence GTGAATTCCCCTAAAATAAATATTAAACCGTTTGGCGTCCATTCTGTCTTAATTGAATGGCCAAATGAGGTCAGTGAAATTATATTAGAAAAGATATTACATTTTGAAAGGTTTTTAACCAAAGAAGTGTTTACGAATAAAGAGTGGGAATTGGTACCTTCTTATAATTCTCTTTTAATTATAAATAGGACGAAACAACTTGATTTCCAGAAATTATCTTCTGACATACATAAGTGGTACTTGCAATTAAAAGAGTCACCAAAACCGGATAGATATTTGTGGCGATTGCCAGTTTCGTATGATTTGGAGTTTGGTTTAGATTTAGAGGAAGTAGCAAGTCAACTGCATAAAACGAAAGAAGAGATTATTGCCTTGCATACAGGTGCTACATATACCGTTTTTGGTATCGGGTTCTTACCTGGTTTTATGTATTTGGGCGGTATTGATAAAAAACTGGAAATGCCAAGAAAAGCTACACCAAGGTCAAGAGTGGTAAAAGGTGCAGTAGGTATTGCTGGTAAGCAGGCGGGTATTTATCCGCAAGAGTCTCCCGGTGGATGGAATATTATCGGTAATTGTGCTGTACCTATTTTTGATGCATCCAAAGAGAATCCTTGCTTTGTAAGTGTTGGTGATAAAATTGAATTTTATAAAATATCAAAAGCCGAACATGATCTTTGCAAAATAGAAGCTGAGGTAGGAATATATAAACCTGAAAAAATTAAGATAGATGCTTAA
- the ilvD gene encoding dihydroxy-acid dehydratase: MELNKHSKNVTQDPTQPAAQAMLYAIGLTEEDLKKPLIGIGSTGYEGNPCNMHLNDLAQEVKVGVNDSGLVGLVFNTIGVSDGISMGTYGMRYSLPSRDIIADSMETVVQAMNYDGLVTVVGCDKNMPGALMAMIRLNRPSVLVYGGTIASGCFKDKKLDVVSAFEAWGEKVAGTMNEEDYKGVIQNACPGAGACGGMYTANTMASAIEALGMAMPYNSSNPAIGKDKQYDAINSGKALRTLLEKDIKPSDIITRKSMENAIRLLTLLGGSTNAVLHFLAIAKAADVDFTLDDFQKISDTTPFLADLKPSGKFLMEDVHRVGGVPAVMKFMLENDMLHGDCLTVTGKTIAENLADVPGLLEHQQVIKPLSNPIKATGHLRILYGNLATEGAVAKITGKEGLYFSGPAKVYNDEFLANAGIGKGEVKKGDVVVIRYEGPKGGPGMPEMLKPTAAIMGAGLGKDVALITDGRFSGGTHGFVVGHVAPEAQDGGTIGLLEDGDIITIDAEKNEISVNLTDEQLSERKKNWKQPELKVKRGSLYKYARMVSSASNGCVTDEF; this comes from the coding sequence ATGGAGTTGAATAAGCATAGTAAGAATGTAACCCAAGATCCAACACAACCAGCAGCACAGGCAATGCTTTATGCCATTGGTTTAACTGAAGAAGATTTAAAGAAACCGTTAATTGGTATTGGTAGTACAGGTTATGAGGGTAACCCTTGTAATATGCACTTAAATGATTTGGCGCAAGAGGTAAAAGTCGGTGTTAATGATAGTGGTTTAGTGGGGCTTGTATTTAATACTATTGGTGTAAGTGATGGTATATCTATGGGTACATATGGTATGCGTTATTCTTTGCCTTCTAGAGATATTATTGCTGATTCTATGGAGACTGTGGTTCAAGCTATGAATTATGATGGTTTGGTTACTGTTGTAGGTTGTGATAAGAATATGCCTGGTGCACTTATGGCAATGATTCGTTTAAATAGACCATCTGTTTTGGTTTATGGTGGTACTATTGCTTCGGGTTGTTTTAAAGATAAAAAATTAGATGTAGTATCTGCTTTTGAGGCATGGGGAGAGAAAGTTGCCGGTACTATGAATGAAGAGGATTACAAAGGTGTTATCCAGAACGCTTGTCCAGGTGCAGGTGCTTGTGGTGGTATGTATACTGCCAATACTATGGCATCGGCTATTGAAGCTTTGGGTATGGCAATGCCTTACAATTCTTCTAACCCTGCAATAGGTAAAGACAAGCAGTACGATGCCATAAATTCTGGTAAAGCTTTAAGAACCCTTTTGGAAAAAGATATTAAGCCAAGCGACATCATTACCCGTAAATCTATGGAGAATGCTATTCGTTTGCTTACTCTTTTAGGTGGGTCAACGAATGCCGTACTTCACTTTTTAGCAATAGCTAAAGCGGCTGATGTAGATTTCACCTTAGATGATTTTCAAAAAATTAGTGATACTACGCCATTCTTGGCAGATTTAAAGCCAAGTGGTAAATTCTTAATGGAAGATGTTCACCGTGTAGGTGGTGTACCTGCCGTTATGAAGTTTATGTTAGAAAATGATATGCTACATGGAGATTGTCTTACCGTTACAGGTAAAACAATTGCTGAGAATTTAGCTGATGTTCCTGGTTTATTAGAACACCAACAAGTCATTAAACCACTTAGTAATCCTATAAAAGCAACTGGTCACTTACGTATTCTTTATGGTAACCTTGCCACTGAAGGTGCTGTGGCAAAAATTACCGGTAAAGAAGGATTGTATTTTTCAGGTCCGGCTAAAGTATATAACGACGAATTTCTTGCGAATGCAGGTATCGGTAAAGGTGAAGTGAAAAAAGGTGATGTTGTTGTTATTCGCTATGAAGGTCCAAAAGGTGGACCGGGTATGCCAGAAATGTTGAAACCAACTGCAGCAATTATGGGTGCTGGTCTTGGTAAAGATGTTGCTTTAATTACAGACGGTCGTTTTTCTGGTGGTACTCATGGTTTTGTTGTTGGTCACGTAGCTCCAGAAGCTCAAGATGGTGGAACAATTGGTCTATTGGAAGATGGAGATATTATTACCATTGATGCAGAGAAAAACGAAATTTCAGTTAATCTTACAGATGAGCAATTATCAGAAAGAAAAAAGAATTGGAAACAACCGGAGTTAAAGGTGAAAAGAGGAAGCTTATACAAATATGCACGTATGGTATCTTCTGCATCTAACGGTTGTGTAACCGATGAGTTTTAA
- a CDS encoding Nramp family divalent metal transporter, producing MFKKLGPGVLVAAAFIGPGTVTACTLAGVNFGFSLLWAMLLSIIATYILQEMSARLGIVTQKGLADVIKQELRNPWIRNSVIALIFSAIIIGNASYEAGNIGGATLGMEALFGTTYGNLYPFILGGLAFLLLYLGSYKALEKVFIVLVLIMSLSFVMTAILTKPDVWELLKGLFIPTIPEKGILTIIALVGTTVVPYNLFLHAALVSEKWKSKDDLKLAKRDTLVSIILGGLVSVSIIISAAAINSSEVNNVIDMAKALEPLYGSAALYFLGIGMCAAGITSAITAPLAAAYVANSCFGWNAEFKDAKFRMIWMIILGLGVFFLSFGIKPIEIIKFAQITNGLLLPVIAVFLLWVVNRTGVMGKYKNSVLQNIFGGLIILLSVLLGAKSILTVLGIL from the coding sequence ATGTTTAAGAAATTAGGACCGGGAGTATTGGTAGCTGCGGCGTTCATTGGTCCGGGAACAGTCACGGCATGTACTTTGGCAGGTGTTAATTTTGGGTTTAGTTTACTGTGGGCCATGTTGTTATCTATCATAGCAACCTATATTCTTCAGGAAATGTCTGCACGTTTAGGTATAGTGACACAAAAGGGGTTAGCAGATGTAATTAAGCAAGAGCTTCGTAATCCATGGATTCGTAATAGTGTTATAGCTCTTATCTTTTCTGCTATTATAATAGGTAATGCTTCTTATGAAGCCGGTAATATTGGTGGTGCCACTTTAGGTATGGAAGCTTTGTTTGGTACAACATACGGTAATTTATACCCTTTTATATTAGGTGGTCTTGCTTTTCTATTACTATATCTAGGTAGTTATAAGGCCTTGGAGAAAGTATTTATAGTACTGGTACTTATTATGAGTCTTTCTTTTGTTATGACGGCTATATTGACCAAGCCAGATGTATGGGAACTTCTTAAGGGATTGTTTATACCAACAATTCCTGAAAAAGGTATTCTTACCATAATTGCTTTGGTAGGTACTACCGTTGTTCCTTATAATCTTTTTTTACATGCCGCCTTGGTCAGTGAGAAATGGAAATCTAAAGATGATCTGAAATTGGCGAAAAGAGATACTTTGGTATCTATTATATTAGGAGGCCTGGTATCTGTCAGTATTATTATTTCCGCTGCGGCTATTAATTCATCTGAAGTTAATAATGTAATAGATATGGCGAAAGCTTTAGAGCCATTGTATGGTTCCGCTGCTTTATATTTTTTAGGAATAGGTATGTGTGCAGCAGGTATTACATCTGCAATAACGGCGCCTTTAGCTGCAGCTTATGTTGCCAATAGTTGCTTTGGTTGGAATGCTGAATTTAAAGATGCTAAGTTTAGAATGATTTGGATGATTATTTTAGGGCTTGGTGTTTTCTTTTTATCATTTGGAATAAAACCTATTGAGATTATAAAATTCGCACAGATAACAAATGGATTATTATTGCCTGTTATTGCGGTATTTTTATTATGGGTTGTAAATAGAACGGGAGTGATGGGAAAATATAAGAACTCTGTGTTGCAGAATATTTTCGGCGGACTAATTATTCTTCTTTCCGTTTTATTGGGTGCTAAAAGTATACTAACCGTTTTAGGTATTTTATAG
- a CDS encoding 5-oxoprolinase subunit C family protein has translation MLKVLKAGFYTTIQDAGRFHYRNKGVPVSGVMDEISVFKVNSLLENEESAAVLEITMTGPTLIFEKETYMALGGAKMSATLNNLPIQNYKVYMINKGDILSFGRLEKGFRSYLAVKGGFTSKQVLGSRSFYQPITKYNRLTDNDAVPFAVQEDFQPKISEIKVASFLDDSVLEVNKAPEFDILTDKQLEEIFSRTFTVAHENNRMAYQLSETIQAHTISMLTSATIPGTVQLTPAGKLIVLMKDGQTTGGYPRAVQLTDRAICILAQKKGGDIISFKLV, from the coding sequence ATGCTTAAAGTATTAAAAGCAGGTTTTTATACAACCATACAAGATGCAGGTAGATTTCACTATAGAAATAAAGGAGTTCCTGTTTCTGGAGTTATGGATGAGATTTCGGTTTTTAAGGTAAATTCTCTACTTGAGAATGAAGAATCTGCTGCTGTGTTAGAAATTACCATGACCGGACCAACGCTTATTTTTGAAAAAGAAACCTATATGGCACTTGGTGGGGCAAAAATGTCCGCTACGCTGAATAATCTTCCTATTCAAAATTATAAGGTTTATATGATAAACAAAGGTGATATTCTTTCTTTTGGTAGATTAGAAAAGGGATTTAGATCATACTTAGCTGTAAAAGGTGGCTTTACTTCTAAACAAGTATTAGGTAGTAGGTCTTTCTATCAACCGATCACAAAATATAATAGATTAACTGATAATGATGCCGTGCCTTTTGCGGTACAAGAAGATTTTCAGCCTAAAATATCAGAGATTAAGGTAGCTTCATTTTTAGACGATTCTGTTCTTGAAGTAAATAAAGCGCCCGAATTTGATATATTGACCGATAAGCAGTTAGAAGAAATTTTCTCTAGAACATTCACTGTTGCACATGAGAACAATAGAATGGCATATCAATTGTCCGAAACTATACAGGCACATACAATTTCAATGCTTACGTCTGCAACTATACCTGGTACGGTACAGTTAACACCTGCGGGCAAACTAATTGTGTTAATGAAAGACGGACAAACGACAGGCGGCTATCCAAGAGCGGTTCAATTAACCGATAGGGCTATTTGCATATTGGCACAAAAGAAAGGTGGAGATATCATTAGCTTCAAATTGGTGTAA
- the ilvN gene encoding acetolactate synthase small subunit has protein sequence MENKWFTISVYSENNVGLLNRISGIFLKRHINIESLNVSKSEIDDVSKFTIVAHTTEKWVHNIVGQIEKQIEVIKAYYHTDDETIYQESALFKIASGLLFDERQIQNIIKDNNAQIVTVSRDFFVIAKSGRRNEIDEMHDQLKPYGIMQFVRSGRISVTKDEMKISAILKEF, from the coding sequence ATGGAAAATAAATGGTTTACAATATCGGTATATTCAGAAAATAATGTTGGATTACTGAATAGAATATCAGGTATATTTTTAAAGAGACATATAAATATAGAGAGTTTAAATGTCTCTAAATCAGAGATTGATGATGTTTCTAAATTTACAATTGTTGCTCATACAACTGAGAAATGGGTACATAATATCGTCGGGCAAATAGAGAAACAAATTGAGGTTATTAAAGCATATTACCATACAGATGATGAAACCATTTATCAAGAATCTGCTTTGTTCAAAATAGCATCTGGTCTTCTGTTTGACGAGCGTCAAATTCAGAACATTATAAAAGATAACAATGCACAGATTGTTACCGTATCAAGAGACTTTTTTGTAATCGCCAAAAGCGGTAGAAGAAATGAAATTGATGAAATGCACGATCAATTAAAACCTTACGGCATAATGCAGTTTGTTAGATCTGGTCGTATATCGGTTACTAAGGATGAGATGAAAATTTCAGCGATACTAAAAGAATTTTAA